From a region of the Equus przewalskii isolate Varuska chromosome 2, EquPr2, whole genome shotgun sequence genome:
- the PABPC4 gene encoding polyadenylate-binding protein 4 isoform X12 — MNFDVIKGKPIRIMWSQRDPSLRKSGVGNVFIKNLDKSIDNKALYDTFSAFGNILSCKVVCDENGSKGYAFVHFETQEAADKAIEKMNGMLLNDRKVFVGRFKSRKEREAELGAKAKEFTNVYIKNFGEEVDDESLKELFSQFGKTLSVKVMRDPSGKSKGFGFVSYEKHEDANKAVEEMNGKEISGKVIFVGRAQKKVERQAELKRKFEQLKQERISRYQGVNLYIKNLDDTIDDEKLRKEFSPFGSITSAKVMLEDGRSKGFGFVCFSSPEEATKAVTEMNGRIVGSKPLYVALAQRKEERKAHLTNQYMQRVAGMRALPANAILNQFQPAAGGYFVPAVPQAQGRPPYYTPNQLAQMRPNPRWQQGFQGMPSAIRQSGPRPTLRHLAPTGVPTAVQNLAPRAAVAAAAPRAVAPYKYASSVRSPHPAIQPLQAPQPAVHVQGQEPLTASMLAAAPPQEQKQMLGERLFPLIQTMHSNLAGKITGMLLEIDNSELLHMLESPESLRSKVDEAVAVLQAHHAKKEAAQKVGAVAAATS, encoded by the exons ATGAACTTTGATGTGATTAAGGGAAAGCCAATCCGGATCATGTGGTCTCAGAGGGATCCCTCTTTGAGAAAATCTGGTGTGGGGAACGTCTTCATCAAGAACCTGGACAAATCTATAGATAACAAGGCACTTTATGATACTTTCTCTGCTTTTGGAAACATTCTGTCCTGCAAG GTGGTGTGTGATGAGAACGGCTCTAAGGGTTATGCCTTTGTCCACTTCGAGACCCAAGAGGCTGCCGACAAGGCCATCGAGAAGATGAACGGCATGCTCCTCAATGACCGCAAAGT GTTTGTGGGCAGATTCAAGTCTCGAAAAGAGCGAGAAGCTGAGCTTGGAGCCAAAGCCAAGGAATTCACCAATGTTTACATAAAAAACTTTGGGGAAGAGGTGGATGATGAGAGTCTGAAAGAGCTATTCAGCCAGTTTG GTAAGACCCTAAGTGTCAAGGTGATGAGAGATCCCAGTGGGAAATCCAAAGGATTTGGCTTTGTGAGTTATGAAAAACACGAGGATGCCAATAAG GCTGTGGAAgagatgaatggaaaagaaatcagTGGGAAAGTCATTTTTGTAGGCCGTGCACAGAAGAAAGTGGAACGGCAGGCTGAGTTAAAACGGAAATTTGAACAGCTGAAACAGGAGAGAATTAGTCGATATCAG GGGGTAAATCTCTACATTAAGAACCTGGATGACACCATTGATGATGAGAAGTTAAGGAAAGAGTTTTCTCCTTTTGGATCGATCACCAGTGCTAAG GTAATGCTGGAGGATGGGAGAAGCAAAGGGTTCGGCTTTGTCTGCTTCTCATCTCCGGAAGAGGCAACTAAAGCAGTCACTGAAATGAATGGACGCATCGTGGGCTCCAAGCCACTGTATGTTGCCCTggcccagaggaaggaagagagaaaggctCACCTGACCAACCAGTATATGCAGCGAGTAGCTGGGATGAGAGCACTCCCTGCCAATGCCATCTTAAATCAGTTCCAGCCTGCAGCTGGTGGCTACTTCGTGCCAGCAGTTCCACAG GCTCAGGGAAGACCTCCATATTATACACCTAACCAGTTAGCACAGATGAGGCCTAATCCACGCTGGCAGCAAG GCTTCCAAGGAATGCCAAGTGCTATACGCCAATCTGGGCCTCGTCCAACTCTTCGCCATCTGGCTCCAACTG GTGTTCCCACAGCTGTGCAGAACTTAGCACCTCGTGCTGCTGTTGCTGCCGCTGCCCCTCGGGCTGTTGCACCTTACAAATACGCATCCAGTGTCCGCAGCCCTCACCCTGCCATACAGCCTCTGCAG GCACCCCAGCCGGCGGTCCACGTGCAGGGGCAGGAGCCCCTGACCGCCTCCATGCTGGCTGCAGCACCCCCCCAGGAACAGAAGCAGATGCTGG GAGAACGTTTGTTCCCGCTCATACAGACCATGCATTCAAACCTGGCTGGAAAGATTACAGGGATGCTGCTGGAGATCGACAACTCTGAGCTGCTGCACATGCTAGAGTCCCCTGAGTCGCTCCGCTCCAAG GTGGATGAAGCTGTGGCGGTTCTGCAGGCTCATCACGCCAAGAAGGAAGCTGCCCAGAAGGTGGGCGCTGTCGCTGCTGCTACCTCCTAG
- the PABPC4 gene encoding polyadenylate-binding protein 4 isoform X9, which yields MNFDVIKGKPIRIMWSQRDPSLRKSGVGNVFIKNLDKSIDNKALYDTFSAFGNILSCKVVCDENGSKGYAFVHFETQEAADKAIEKMNGMLLNDRKVFVGRFKSRKEREAELGAKAKEFTNVYIKNFGEEVDDESLKELFSQFGKTLSVKVMRDPSGKSKGFGFVSYEKHEDANKAVEEMNGKEISGKVIFVGRAQKKVERQAELKRKFEQLKQERISRYQGVNLYIKNLDDTIDDEKLRKEFSPFGSITSAKVMLEDGRSKGFGFVCFSSPEEATKAVTEMNGRIVGSKPLYVALAQRKEERKAHLTNQYMQRVAGMRALPANAILNQFQPAAGGYFVPAVPQAQGRPPYYTPNQLAQMRPNPRWQQGGRPQGFQGMPSAIRQSGPRPTLRHLAPTGNAPASRGLPTTAQRVGSECPDRLAMDFGGAGAAQQGLTDSCQSGGVPTAVQNLAPRAAVAAAAPRAVAPYKYASSVRSPHPAIQPLQAPQPAVHVQGQEPLTASMLAAAPPQEQKQMLGERLFPLIQTMHSNLAGKITGMLLEIDNSELLHMLESPESLRSKVDEAVAVLQAHHAKKEAAQKVGAVAAATS from the exons ATGAACTTTGATGTGATTAAGGGAAAGCCAATCCGGATCATGTGGTCTCAGAGGGATCCCTCTTTGAGAAAATCTGGTGTGGGGAACGTCTTCATCAAGAACCTGGACAAATCTATAGATAACAAGGCACTTTATGATACTTTCTCTGCTTTTGGAAACATTCTGTCCTGCAAG GTGGTGTGTGATGAGAACGGCTCTAAGGGTTATGCCTTTGTCCACTTCGAGACCCAAGAGGCTGCCGACAAGGCCATCGAGAAGATGAACGGCATGCTCCTCAATGACCGCAAAGT GTTTGTGGGCAGATTCAAGTCTCGAAAAGAGCGAGAAGCTGAGCTTGGAGCCAAAGCCAAGGAATTCACCAATGTTTACATAAAAAACTTTGGGGAAGAGGTGGATGATGAGAGTCTGAAAGAGCTATTCAGCCAGTTTG GTAAGACCCTAAGTGTCAAGGTGATGAGAGATCCCAGTGGGAAATCCAAAGGATTTGGCTTTGTGAGTTATGAAAAACACGAGGATGCCAATAAG GCTGTGGAAgagatgaatggaaaagaaatcagTGGGAAAGTCATTTTTGTAGGCCGTGCACAGAAGAAAGTGGAACGGCAGGCTGAGTTAAAACGGAAATTTGAACAGCTGAAACAGGAGAGAATTAGTCGATATCAG GGGGTAAATCTCTACATTAAGAACCTGGATGACACCATTGATGATGAGAAGTTAAGGAAAGAGTTTTCTCCTTTTGGATCGATCACCAGTGCTAAG GTAATGCTGGAGGATGGGAGAAGCAAAGGGTTCGGCTTTGTCTGCTTCTCATCTCCGGAAGAGGCAACTAAAGCAGTCACTGAAATGAATGGACGCATCGTGGGCTCCAAGCCACTGTATGTTGCCCTggcccagaggaaggaagagagaaaggctCACCTGACCAACCAGTATATGCAGCGAGTAGCTGGGATGAGAGCACTCCCTGCCAATGCCATCTTAAATCAGTTCCAGCCTGCAGCTGGTGGCTACTTCGTGCCAGCAGTTCCACAG GCTCAGGGAAGACCTCCATATTATACACCTAACCAGTTAGCACAGATGAGGCCTAATCCACGCTGGCAGCAAGGTGGGAGACCTCAAG GCTTCCAAGGAATGCCAAGTGCTATACGCCAATCTGGGCCTCGTCCAACTCTTCGCCATCTGGCTCCAACTGGTAATGCTCCGGCCTCTCGTGGCCTCCCTACTACCGCTCAGAGAGTCG GGTCTGAGTGCCCGGACCGCTTGGCTATGGACTTTGGTGGGGCTGGTGCCGCCCAGCAAGGGCTGACTGACAGCTGCCAGTCTGGAG GTGTTCCCACAGCTGTGCAGAACTTAGCACCTCGTGCTGCTGTTGCTGCCGCTGCCCCTCGGGCTGTTGCACCTTACAAATACGCATCCAGTGTCCGCAGCCCTCACCCTGCCATACAGCCTCTGCAG GCACCCCAGCCGGCGGTCCACGTGCAGGGGCAGGAGCCCCTGACCGCCTCCATGCTGGCTGCAGCACCCCCCCAGGAACAGAAGCAGATGCTGG GAGAACGTTTGTTCCCGCTCATACAGACCATGCATTCAAACCTGGCTGGAAAGATTACAGGGATGCTGCTGGAGATCGACAACTCTGAGCTGCTGCACATGCTAGAGTCCCCTGAGTCGCTCCGCTCCAAG GTGGATGAAGCTGTGGCGGTTCTGCAGGCTCATCACGCCAAGAAGGAAGCTGCCCAGAAGGTGGGCGCTGTCGCTGCTGCTACCTCCTAG